Proteins co-encoded in one Anabas testudineus chromosome 8, fAnaTes1.2, whole genome shotgun sequence genomic window:
- the prf1.3 gene encoding LOW QUALITY PROTEIN: perforin-1.3 (The sequence of the model RefSeq protein was modified relative to this genomic sequence to represent the inferred CDS: deleted 1 base in 1 codon) — MLSTCPLFLVLFLSPSLGCQTGTFTECQRAPFVPGHNLAGEGFDVVKMQVSGANVINIIDFMVGGAEGNCTMCYNHLLNQTQKLPVSVLDWRIKVECQQSVSSKIFESSQSVMKETSSSMGTSWKVGLSIGGKFGFAIGGSHSKSSQFAESRSKQDKFSFATHDLKCKYYTFRLHSSPPVSKEFEESLKALPSTYDLKNTTAFKQFIAIYGTHFIRRVQLGGQVHSITAIRTCEAAMSKMSVHAVSNCLSVEASATIKGVTISPSVAFCKNKSNSLKNGATFSQAFSDRSTEVLGGDGDVGDILFNTKGAEGYKKWLSSLKRVPGVVSYQISPLHLLVRENQMLQESLRTAISHYITQSAKPVSCPASCKVGHQNKNCACQCKGHRMVDSNCCPAEPGVAQMNVTVVQAAGLWGDYFSKTDGYVKIFYGKQGESTPVIWNNDFPRWNYLINYGTVNLRHRQPVLFEVWDRDNVWNDDLLGKASVVPTVGSKISKTFRLKHGTLSVELSAACAPSLQGSLCEEYAATPNYEDIMRYTKEDQESSGMTIQDAA, encoded by the exons ATGCTCTCCACCTGCCCTCTCttcctcgtcctcttcctctctccctccctgggTTGTCAGACCGGCACCTTCACCGAATGCCAGCGGGCTCCCTTCGTACCAGGTCACAATCTGGCCGGCGAGGGTTTCGATGTGGTGAAGATGCAAGTCAGCGGTGCCAACGTGATCAACATCATAGACTTTATGGTTGGAGGAGCTGAGGGGAACTGCACCATGTGCTACAACCACCTTCTCAACCAG ACCCAGAAACTCCCAGTGTCGGTTTTGGACTGGCGGATCAAG GTGGAGTGCCAGCAGAGTGTAAGCAGTAAGATCTTTGAGTCCAGCCAGTCGGTGATGAAAGAAACAAGTTCATCCATGGGAACGAGTTGGAAG GTGGGCCTCAGTATTGGTGGAAAGTTCGGGTTTGCAATCGGAGGATCACACTCCAAGTCATCACAGTTTGCAGAGAGCCGCAGCAAGCAGGACAAGTTCTCCTTCGCCACCCatgatttaaaatgcaaatactaCAC GTTTCGTCTTCACTCCAGCCCTCCGGTCAGTAAAGAGTTTGAGGAATCCCTGAAGGCTCTTCCCTCAACTTACGATCTCAAGAACACGACAGCCTTCAAACAGTTTATCGCCATCTATGGAACTCACTTCATCCGTAGGGTTCAACTTGGGGGCCAAGTGCACTCCATCACAGCCATCAGGACCTGCGAAGCTGCCATGAGCAAGATGTCCGTCCACGCTGTCAGcaactgtctctctgtcgaggCCAGTGCAACCATCAAAGGCGTTACCATCAGCCCATCTGTCGcattctgcaaaaacaaaagcaatagCCTTAAAAATGGGGCAACCTTCAGCCAGGCTTTCTCTGATCGAAGCACTGAGGTTCTGGGAGGAGATGGAGATGTAGGGGACATCCTATTTAACACCAAAGGGGCTGAAGGGTACAAGAAGTGGCTCAGTTCCCTAAAGAGGGTCCCAGGTGTGGTATCCTACCAGATCAGCCCATTGCACTTGCTG GTGAGAGAAAACCAAATGCTACAAGAGAGCCTACGTACGGCCATCAGCCACTACATCACCCAAAGTGCAAAGCCAGTCAGTTGCCCCGCCAGCTGCAAAGTAGGCCACCAGAACAAGAACTGTGCATGTCAGTGCAAAGGGCACCGCATGGTTGATTCCAACTGCTGCCCTGCTGAGCCAGGAGTGGCCCAGATGAATGTGACGGTGGTCCAAGCTGCAGGGTTGTGGGGCGACTATTTCAGCAAGACAGATGGCTACGTTAAGATCTTCTACGGGAAACAAGGGGAATCAACACCAGTGATCTGGAACAATGATTTCCCCCGATGGAACTATCTCATTAACTATGGGACTGTCAACCTACGGCACAGACA ACCTGTCCTTTTCGAAGTTTGGGACCGAGACAATGTCTGGAATGACGATCTGCTGGGGAAAGCATCTGTCGTCCCTACGGTGGGCTCCAAAATCAGCAAGACGTTCCGGTTGAAACACGGCACACTGTCCGTTGAGCTGTCTGCAGCGTGTGCTCCCAGCCTA CAGGGGTCGCTGTGCGAGGAGTATGCCGCCACGCCGAACTATGAAGACATAATGAGATACACAAAGGAGGACCAGGAGAGTTCAGGAATGACAATACAGGATGCTGCATGA